GGGCGAGCAGAGCGAGCTGGACGTTCTCCAGGACCGTCGCGTCCGGGAAGCAGTTGATGATCTGGAAGGAGCGGGCCAGGCCCCGCCTGGCCCTCGCCTCGGGGGGGAGCGGCGTGATGTCTGTCCCCTCCAGAAAGATGCGCCCCCGGGTCGGGGCGAGCTGGCCGCCGAGAAGGTGGAAGAGGGTGGTCTTCCCGGCCCCGTTCGGGCCGATGAGGGCGTGACGCGCTCCCGCCCGCACCGCCAGGTTTACGCCCCCGAGGGCGCGGACGCCGCCGAAGTCCTTGACGGCGCCCCGAACCTCGAGGAGGGGACGCTCAGGCCCGGCGTCCACGGAGCACCCCCACCACGCCCTGCGGGAAGAGCAGGACACAGGCCATGAACAGCACCCCCAGGTACAGCATCCAGTGCTCGGTCAGGGTGCTCACCACCTCGCGCAGGAACAGGAAGATCCCCGCCCCCACGACCGGCCCCAGGAGAGTCCCGGTCCCGCCCAGCAGGACCATGATGAGGACCTCCCCCGAGCTGACCCAATCCAGGCTCTCCGGGGAGACGTAGCCGGTATAGGCGGCGTGCAGCGCGCCCGCCAGCGCGGCGAGCGCCCCGGCGAGGGTCAGGGCCGCCACCTTGTACCGGACCACCGGGTAGCCCAGGGCCCGCATCCGGGCTTCGTTCACCCGGATCCCCTGCAGGATGTGGCCCACGGGGGAGCGACCGACCCGGTGAAGCAGGAGGCCACCAGCCGCGGCGGCGGTCAGGGCGACGAAGTAAAAGGCGGTCTCCCCCTGCACCGGGAGGGTGCCCAGCGGTCCCAGGGCGAGGGGCGGGCGGGGGATCCCGGCGAGCCCGTTGGAGCCTCCCGTGACGGAGGTCCACTTGTACGCCACCGTGTGGAGGAGTTGAGCGAAGGCCAGCGTCAACATGAGGAAGCCGACGCCGCGTCCCCGGACGCAGAGGGCCCCCGTCAGCGCCGCCCAGGCCGCCGCCAGGAGGAGCGCCCCGGCGAGGGCGGGTAGGAGGCTGACCCCGCCGTGCAGGGTGAGAAGAGCCAGGGTATAGCCGCCGAGCCCGAACGCGGCGGCGTGGCCGAGGGAAACGAGACCCGCCCATCCCACCAGCAGGTCCAGGCTCATGGCAAAGAGGGCGAAGAGACAGGTTTCGAGGAGCAGGCCCAGGGGATAGGGGGGCAGGACGAGGGGAGCCGCGAGGAACAGGGCGGCCGCGGCGCCGGCTGCGAGGCGGGCCGACCTCACGTCGCCGCCTCGGCCCCGAACATGCCCGTGGGGCGCCAGAGGAGGACCGCGACCATCACGGCATAGACGGCTACCATCGCCCAGTCCGGGGCGAGTGCCTGGCCGAAGGTCTCCGCCACTCCGATCAGAAGGCTCCCCACCGCGGCCCCCTTCAGGCTCCCCAGCCCCCCGATCACCACGACGATGAAGGCCTTGATGAGGACCTCCACCCCCATCCCGGGGTAGGCGCTGGCGATGGGGCCGGCCATGACGCCGCCAAAGGCGGCCAGCCCCGCCCCCAGGCCGAAGGTGAACGCGAAGAGGACGCCCAGGTTGATCCCCAGGGCCGCCACCATCTGGCGGTCGGACACCCCCGCCCGCAAGATGGCCCCCAGGCGACTCCGCTCGAGGAAGAGCCAGAGGGTCACGGCGGCCACCCCCCCGACCGCCACCACGAGCAGGCGGTAGGCCGGGTAGGGGACTCCCAGCAGCGCGATGGTC
The Candidatus Methylomirabilis sp. DNA segment above includes these coding regions:
- a CDS encoding branched-chain amino acid ABC transporter permease, with the translated sequence MRSARLAAGAAAALFLAAPLVLPPYPLGLLLETCLFALFAMSLDLLVGWAGLVSLGHAAAFGLGGYTLALLTLHGGVSLLPALAGALLLAAAWAALTGALCVRGRGVGFLMLTLAFAQLLHTVAYKWTSVTGGSNGLAGIPRPPLALGPLGTLPVQGETAFYFVALTAAAAGGLLLHRVGRSPVGHILQGIRVNEARMRALGYPVVRYKVAALTLAGALAALAGALHAAYTGYVSPESLDWVSSGEVLIMVLLGGTGTLLGPVVGAGIFLFLREVVSTLTEHWMLYLGVLFMACVLLFPQGVVGVLRGRRA
- a CDS encoding branched-chain amino acid ABC transporter permease, with translation MDLAFLVTQALNALQAGMLLFLLSSGLALIFGVLHVINFAHGAFYMLGAYVGLTGLALTGRFWLAVPLAVLVVGAVGALVERAFIRRLYGADPLAQALLTFGLLLVLDEGVKWLWGPQIRSLPTPEALRGTIALLGVPYPAYRLLVVAVGGVAAVTLWLFLERSRLGAILRAGVSDRQMVAALGINLGVLFAFTFGLGAGLAAFGGVMAGPIASAYPGMGVEVLIKAFIVVVIGGLGSLKGAAVGSLLIGVAETFGQALAPDWAMVAVYAVMVAVLLWRPTGMFGAEAAT